GCCGAGATTGCGTTCGGTCGGCACAAGTTCGTAATCGCCGAGCGTGCTGTCCCAATGTTTGCCGAGCAGTTCGGCAAGCTGCCGCTGATAGTCGGGGTTGACCGAGTTGTCGATCAAGAACAGGCGCGCGCGGTCGATCTGACCTCGGTCGATCGCGAACCGGATGGCGTGGCGCAGGCTCTCGAGCGTGGTGGCGAGCGGTCCGATGGGGCTGTGAAAGGTCACCAAGCCGATCGTCAGCATGGGGCGGTCAGGCGCTCCAGAAGCTCATCGGGCGAATGCCAGTGTTCACCGCACACCAGCCGCGGCAGTGCCCAGCGCGAGTCCGCCCGGGACACGCAGCGACCGGCGGTGTCGAAGGCGGCGCGGGTGCGGTGCAGCGGCTGATTGGCCGCCCACCAGTGTTCGCGCAGGTAACGGCTAGAATGGCCGAACGGATACGCAAACAGGTTCGGCCAGCGGCCGCCGACTCGGGACTGGATGTACCGGGCGGCCTGCACGATCTCGCAGGCGCAGTCCGCATCTCTCGCCACGGCCGTAAAATCGCCACGCCGATCGTTGGGCCCACAGACGCGGTCGGCCACGGCGTGCATGTGGTCCCAGGAGTGATTCTGCACACGAATCAGCCCACCGGCCTCGGCCTGTGCCCACCAGTCGTCGGCGAGCCACCGGCGACCGTCGAAGTTGTGGGTTTCGAGTCTGCGGCGGGTATGCGGATCGGCAATGACGAAAGCCGTCGCACGCAGTCCGGCCTGCACAGCTGGACCGACTTCATCGAGGAAGCCCCGGAGCACGGCCGCAAAGCCCGGCTGTAGTCCGAAGCCGGGATAGTTTTCCGGCTCGAAATCGAGGGTTGCGCCGTCATCGAAGCTGATGACAGCGATCCGCGCGTCGCGCGGAAACTCGCGCAGTCCGGAGTGCCAGTCCACCACCGAGTCGAGCGGCTCGAACCGGAAACCCGCGGCGTGCAGCCGGCGCAGGTCGGTCGCAAGCGCGAC
This DNA window, taken from Chromatiales bacterium, encodes the following:
- a CDS encoding polysaccharide deacetylase family protein yields the protein MSTNEHSSYDAPVVAVLTYHSVNVGPPEYARNDHVALATDLRRLHAAGFRFEPLDSVVDWHSGLREFPRDARIAVISFDDGATLDFEPENYPGFGLQPGFAAVLRGFLDEVGPAVQAGLRATAFVIADPHTRRRLETHNFDGRRWLADDWWAQAEAGGLIRVQNHSWDHMHAVADRVCGPNDRRGDFTAVARDADCACEIVQAARYIQSRVGGRWPNLFAYPFGHSSRYLREHWWAANQPLHRTRAAFDTAGRCVSRADSRWALPRLVCGEHWHSPDELLERLTAPC